The proteins below are encoded in one region of Chloroflexota bacterium:
- a CDS encoding RNA-binding protein: MILPVHVLDIIRPKGDSRVESKLYVGNLSYNVTEEQLRELFSQAGTIKEIALIMDRDTQRPKGFGFVEMTTQVEAQKAIELFNEHELDGRRLTVNMARPKEDRGGSRGNYRNRY; the protein is encoded by the coding sequence ATGATATTGCCAGTCCACGTACTGGACATTATCCGACCAAAAGGAGATTCTCGAGTGGAATCAAAATTGTACGTAGGCAATCTGTCTTACAACGTAACCGAGGAACAGCTACGCGAGCTGTTCAGCCAAGCCGGCACGATCAAGGAAATCGCATTGATTATGGATCGCGATACCCAGCGTCCCAAAGGTTTTGGTTTTGTCGAAATGACCACCCAAGTCGAAGCCCAAAAAGCGATTGAACTCTTCAACGAGCACGAATTGGACGGTCGTCGCTTGACAGTCAACATGGCGCGTCCGAAGGAAGACCGCGGTGGTTCACGCGGCAACTACCGGAATCGCTACTAA